A region from the Musa acuminata AAA Group cultivar baxijiao chromosome BXJ1-10, Cavendish_Baxijiao_AAA, whole genome shotgun sequence genome encodes:
- the LOC135594983 gene encoding myb-related protein 308-like, whose translation MLFALSSQSVVHREPRCTGVGNMGRSPCCEKAHTNKGAWTKEEDEKLVSYIKAHGEGCWRSLPKAAGLLRCGKSCRLRWINYLRPDLKRGNFTEEEDEHIIKLHGVLGNKWSLIAGRLPGRTDNEIKNYWNTHIKRKLLGRGIDPQTHRPIPQQPETAMVQDMAAAVQAPAEYSSSDEANCGGASQDDVRYIDLNLDLSISLPQHSPKRAQPSQALSSAATSSYSPATICLCRHLGFQGSEACSCRNTAHPNVLRVIRPLEEAQN comes from the exons ATGCTCTTTGCTCTCTCATCGCAAAGTGTAGTCCACAGAGAACCCCGCTGCACAGGTGTTGGGAATATGGGCAGGTCTCCGTGCTGTGAGAAGGCTCATACCAACAAGGGAGCATGGACCAAGGAGGAAGACGAGAAGCTCGTCTCCTACATCAAAGCCCATGGTGAAGGTTGCTGGAGATCACTCCCCAAAGCTGCAG GTTTGCTTCGATGCGGAAAGAGCTGCAGGCTCAGGTGGATAAACTACCTCCGGCCCGACCTCAAGCGAGGCAACTTcacggaggaggaagacgagCACATCATCAAGCTACATGGCGTGCTCGGGAACAA ATGGTCCCTCATCGCCGGTCGGCTACCGGGGaggaccgacaacgagatcaagaactactggaacacgcaCATCAAGCGGAAGCTCCTCGGCCGAGGCATCGATCCCCAGACTCATCGCCCGATCCCCCAACAACCGGAAACCGCCATGGTGCAGGACATGGCGGCTGCCGTACAAGCCCCGGCCGAGtactcctcctccgacgaggctaACTGCGGCGGCGCCAGCCAAGACGACGTCCGCTACATCGACCTCAACCTCGACCTCTCCATAAGCCTCCCTCAGCACTCCCCAAAACGTGCCCAGCCTTCACAGGCTCTCTCATCAGCTGCGACCAGCAGTTACTCTCCAGCCACCATCTGTTTGTGTCGCCATCTTGGTTTCCAAGGTAGTGAAGCTTGCAGCTGCCGTAACACCGCACACCCTAATGTACTAAGAGTTATCAGACCATTAGAAGAAGCTCAAAACTAG
- the LOC103974872 gene encoding dirigent protein 22-like, with protein MAELRGFSFTTVFFFFFAVVFAIASAAEEPHGFLQSEKLVKKPVREKLSHLRFYWHDVVSGPDPTAVPVARAAASSTNASASGFGTVVMIDDPMTVGPELSSRLVGRAQGFYALAAKEETALLMAMNLAFVEGKYNGSTITVLGRNAVFSGVREMPVVGGSGLFRLARGYAQARTYSVNLGTRDAVVEYNVFVMHY; from the coding sequence ATGGCCGAACTCCGTGGCTTTTCCTTTACcaccgtcttcttcttcttctttgctgtTGTGTTCGCTATTGCTTCGGCAGCAGAAGAGCCGCATGGGTTCCTCCAGAGCGAGAAGCTGGTGAAGAAGCCGGTGCGCGAGAAGCTGAGCCACCTGCGGTTCTACTGGCACGACGTGGTGAGCGGGCCGGACCCGACCGCCGTCCCCGTGGCCCGGGCAGCCGCCTCGTCCACGAACGCGTCGGCCAGCGGGTTCGGCACGGTGGTCATGATCGACGACCCGATGACGGTGGGGCCGGAGCTGTCGTCACGGCTCGTCGGCCGGGCGCAGGGGTTCTACGCGCTCGCCGCCAAGGAGGAGACCGCCCTACTCATGGCCATGAACTTGGCCTTCGTGGAGGGGAAGTACAACGGGAGCACGATCACCGTCCTGGGGCGGAACGCGGTGTTCTCCGGTGTGCGGGAGATGCCGGTGGTGGGCGGGAGCGGGCTGTTCCGGCTGGCCCGCGGCTACGCCCAAGCCAGGACGTACAGCGTCAACCTCGGGACCCGCGACGCCGTGGTCGAGTACAATGTCTTTGTCATGCATTACTAG
- the LOC104000283 gene encoding FT-interacting protein 3-like, protein MKLAVEVVRAHRLKPIVWHGTTNPFVEVEFDGQRRRTATKHNDLNPSWNETLVFDVSDPLDLPDRTVDVSVFHERLSSSVDHRRRRRSFLGRVCLLGSSVASSRLDAALQLCPLDKRSLFFNVRGEITLRLYAVPDAYEAQAADGHRPLSSASAPTIVLESIPSSSTILESIPSTISAAETLPLKSTISVGEMMPPKKKSHRSFTKEKERREFRSVGTPSATGKSQVSQTTEFFSNHERSHHRSPQSYYRANHDLAGPAVAASVQQAPPPKIEYGIVETQPSLAALMGYRLARNSDKIKSTYDLVEQMEFLFVRIVRARNLPAMDIVGSLDPYVVVKLGNFTNKTNHRERNRDPEWENVFAFSKGHIQAQRLEVVVKDKNFIKDDIVGDVVIELPEVPLRAPPDGPVAPQWYRLRKGNNRDDDAYRGEIMMAVWMGTQADEVYPDALHSDAHLLPLASIPHTRSKVYFSPRMSYLRVNVISAQDLKPSRPDPAIYIKVQLGAQLRWTLVSSDRSPNPTWKNEELMLVACEPFDEPLVLMVQDRLLPNKDETMAKLEIRKGAIRTRADHHKPFAPQWFNLDNPNGSSSSGNGSGYGKLQLRVYYDNNYHVIDESAHFCSDFQPSAKPLRKPNIGLLELGILNARDLAPLRSNNGGGRRVDAYCVAKYGPKWVRTRTILGTAEPRWNEQYSWDVHDPCTVLTVAVFNNGHVDGNNDAAKDDPLGKIRIRLSTLEIDRVYTHFYPLLAVHPSGLKKTGELHLALRFTCTSWLNMLFLYVKPLYPKMHYMQPIPFKQMQYLRYQAKQTVAAKVARAEPPLGRDVVAYILDDASNTFSLRKGKTNWHRIRMLFSDVQAYLKWFDAVRSWTRPAVTTLVLLLFCVIAWTPSLILPSIFLHLFIVCAWNSRRRPRHPPHVDTNLSFAESAVPDELDEELDSYPSTRTNEMVMSRYDRLRVVASRVQSVVADLANHAERIQALLSWRDPRATAIFVVFAIRMAAVFYFLPFPLVVMLVGLYFMRHPKFRSKTPSAAYNFFRRLPSNADTFL, encoded by the coding sequence ATGAAGTTGGCGGTGGAGGTCGTTCGAGCCCACCGCCTGAAGCCCATAGTCTGGCATGGCACGACGAACCCCTTCGTCGAAGTGGAGTTCGATGGACAGAGACGCCGCACCGCGACCAAACACAACGACCTCAACCCCTCGTGGAACGAGACCCTCGTCTTCGACGTCTCCGACCCTCTTGATCTCCCCGACCGCACCGTCGACGTCTCCGTCTTCCACGAGCGCTTATCCTCTTCCGTGGACCACCGCCGTCGCCGTCGCAGCTTCCTCGGCCGCGTTTGCCTCCTTGGATCCTCCGTGGCGTCCTCGCGCCTCGACGCCGCCCTCCAGCTCTGCCCCCTCGACAAACGCAGCCTCTTCTTCAACGTCCGTGGCGAAATAACCCTCCGCCTCTACGCCGTCCCTGACGCCTACGAAGCCCAAGCTGCCGACGGCCACCGTCCCCTCTCCTCCGCCTCTGCACCTACTATTGTTCTGGAATCCATTCCATCATCATCCACTATCCTCGAGTCCATTCCTTCCACCATATCCGCCGCCGAAACGCTGCCGCTCAAGTCCACCATATCCGTCGGCGAGATGATGCCCCCTAAGAAGAAGAGCCATCGTTCGTTTACCAAGGAAAAGGAGCGGAGAGAGTTCCGCTCTGTCGGGACCCCATCCGCGACAGGAAAGAGTCAAGTTAGCCAGACAACAGAGTTCTTCTCGAACCACGAAAGGAGCCACCATCGCTCGCCGCAGTCTTATTACCGGGCGAACCATGACCTGGCGGGGCCAGCGGTGGCTGCATCAGTGCAGCAAGCTCCTCCGCCCAAAATTGAGTACGGGATCGTCGAGACCCAGCCGTCACTCGCGGCCCTCATGGGCTACCGGCTCGCCAGAAACAGCGACAAGATCAAAAGCACCTACGACCTCGTGGAGCAGATGGAGTTCCTCTTCGTCCGCATCGTCAGGGCCCGCAACCTCCCTGCCATGGACATCGTCGGCAGCCTCGATCCTTACGTCGTGGTGAAGCTTGGCAACTTCACCAACAAGACCAATCACCGGGAGCGAAACCGGGACCCGGAGTGGGAAAACGTCTTCGCCTTCTCCAAGGGCCACATCCAGGCGCAGCGCCTGGAGGTGGTGGTGAAAGACAAGAACTTCATCAAAGACGACATCGTGGGCGACGTCGTCATCGAGCTCCCCGAGGTCCCCTTGCGCGCTCCGCCGGATGGCCCCGTCGCCCCTCAGTGGTACAGGCTGCGGAAGGGGAACAACCGCGACGATGACGCCTACCGGGGGGAGATCATGATGGCCGTGTGGATGGGCACGCAGGCGGACGAGGTGTACCCGGACGCGTTGCACTCCGACGCTCACCTTCTTCCCCTGGCGAGCATCCCCCACACCCGCTCCAAGGTCTACTTCAGCCCCCGCATGAGCTACCTCCGGGTCAACGTCATCTCGGCCCAGGACCTTAAGCCGTCCCGCCCCGACCCGGCGATCTACATCAAGGTCCAGCTCGGTGCCCAGCTGCGGTGGACTCTCGTCTCCTCGGACCGCTCCCCGAACCCGACATGGAAGAACGAGGAGCTCATGCTCGTTGCCTGCGAGCCTTTCGACGAGCCGCTCGTGCTCATGGTCCAGGACCGTCTCCTGCCGAACAAGGACGAGACCATGGCCAAGCTGGAGATCCGCAAGGGAGCCATCCGCACCCGCGCCGACCACCACAAGCCCTTTGCCCCTCAGTGGTTCAACCTCGACAACCCAAAtggaagcagcagcagcggcaacggCAGCGGCTACGGCAAGCTCCAGCTTCGGGTCTACTACGACAACAACTACCATGTGATCGACGAGTCCGCGCACTTCTGCAGCGACTTCCAGCCCTCCGCCAAGCCGCTCCGGAAGCCCAACATCGGATTACTCGAGCTCGGGATACTGAACGCCCGGGATCTTGCACCACTGAGGAGCAACAACGGCGGGGGCAGGAGAGTCGACGCGTACTGTGTTGCGAAGTACGGCCCCAAGTGGGTGCGCACACGGACGATCCTCGGCACGGCGGAACCCCGGTGGAACGAGCAGTACTCATGGGACGTCCACGACCCCTGCACGGTCCTCACCGTCGCCGTCTTCAACAACGGCCACGTCGACGGCAACAACGACGCCGCCAAAGACGATCCCCTCGGAAAGATCCGAATCCGGCTCTCGACGCTGGAGATTGACCGTGTCTACACTCACTTCTATCCTTTGCTAGCGGTGCATCCTTCCGGGTTGAAGAAGACCGGCGAGCTGCATCTGGCCCTCCGATTTACATGCACGTCGTGGCTGAACATGTTGTTCTTGTACGTCAAGCCTCTGTATCCCAAGATGCACTACATGCAGCCCATCCCGTTCAAGCAGATGCAGTACCTCCGCTACCAGGCGAAGCAGACAGTGGCAGCGAAGGTGGCCCGGGCTGAGCCGCCGCTGGGGCGGGATGTGGTCGCATACATTCTCGACGATGCTTCCAACACGTTCAGCCTGAGGAAGGGCAAGACCAATTGGCATCGGATCAGGATGCTGTTCTCCGACGTCCAGGCCTACCTGAAATGGTTCGACGCTGTCCGAAGTTGGACCAGGCCGGCGGTGACCACTCTCGTCCTCCTGCTCTTCTGCGTCATTGCCTGGACGCCGTCCCTGATCCTTCCCTCCATATTCCTCCACCTGTTCATCGTGTGCGCCTGGAATTCCCGGCGTCGCCCGCGCCACCCGCCGCACGTGGACACGAATCTGTCATTCGCCGAGTCGGCCGTCCCAGACGAGCTCGACGAGGAGCTAGATAGTTACCCGTCGACGAGGACGAACGAGATGGTCATGAGCAGGTACGACCGGCTGAGGGTGGTCGCCAGTAGGGTGCAGTCGGTGGTGGCAGATCTGGCCAACCACGCGGAGAGGATACAGGCCTTGCTGAGCTGGAGGGATCCCCGGGCGACGGCCATCTTCGTAGTATTTGCCATCAGAATGGCTGCAGTCTTCTATTTCCTGCCGTTCCCGTTGGTGGTGATGCTCGTGGGGCTGTACTTCATGCGCCACCCCAAGTTCCGGAGCAAGACGCCCTCGGCGGCCTATAACTTCTTCCGGAGGCTGCCGAGCAACGCCGATACATTTCTGTAA
- the LOC135594763 gene encoding uncharacterized protein LOC135594763, giving the protein MVLNAACQDEEGGAEDIDLGEEQIIAVAAAAAKRAAVAAAERAAVAAAKRAAAATAAERVAVAIVAERAAAVATAKRATAAAAAKRAVAAAAAKRVVVAAVERAAAIAMSKMAATARSSEMRERG; this is encoded by the coding sequence ATGGTTCTGAATGCTGCTTGTCAAGACGAAGAAGGTGGAGCAGAGGACATCGACTTGGGAGAAGAGCAAATCATTGCTGTTGCAGCTGCTGCGGCAAAGAGGGCTGCTGTGGCTGCGGCAGAGAGGGCTGCTGTGGCTGCGGCAAAGAGGGCTGCTGCAGCTACTGCGGCAGAGAGGGTTGCTGTGGCTATTGTGGCAGAGAGAGCTGCTGCGGTTGCTACAGCAAAGAGAGCTACTGCGGCTGCTGCGGCAAAGAGAGCTGTTGCGGCTGCTGCGGCAAAGAGAGTTGTTGTGGCTGCGGTAGAGAGGGCTGCTGCGATTGCTATGTCAAAGATGGCGGCAAcggctcgctcgagcgagatgcgggaacGAGGATAG
- the LOC135595487 gene encoding dirigent protein 22-like, with the protein MAELRGFSFTTGFFFLFAVVFAFASAAEEPHGFLQSEKLVKKPVREKLSHLRFYWHDVVSGPDPTAVTVARAAASSTNASASGFGTVVMIDDPMTVGPELSSRLVGRAQGFYALAAKEETALLMAMNLAFVEGKYNGSTIAVLGRNAVFSHVREMPVVGGSGLFRLARGYAQARTHSFDPKTGDAVVEYNVFVMHY; encoded by the coding sequence ATGGCCGAACTCCGTGGATTTTCCTTTACcaccggcttcttcttcctctttgctgTCGTGTTCGCTTTTGCTTCTGCAGCAGAAGAGCCGCATGGGTTCCTCCAGAGCGAGAAGCTGGTGAAGAAGCCGGTGCGCGAGAAGCTGAGCCACCTGCGGTTCTACTGGCACGACGTGGTGAGCGGGCCGGACCCGACCGCCGTCACCGTGGCCCGGGCCGCCGCCTCGTCCACGAACGCGTCGGCCAGCGGGTTCGGCACTGTGGTCATGATCGACGACCCGATGACGGTGGGGCCGGAGCTGTCGTCACGGCTCGTCGGCCGGGCGCAGGGGTTCTACGCGCTCGCCGCTAAGGAGGAGACCGCCCTGCTCATGGCCATGAACTTGGCCTTCGTGGAGGGGAAGTACAACGGGAGCACGATCGCCGTCCTGGGGCGGAACGCGGTGTTCTCCCATGTGCGGGAGATGCCGGTGGTGGGCGGGAGCGGGCTGTTCCGGCTGGCCCGCGGCTACGCCCAGGCCAGGACGCACAGCTTCGACCCCAAGACCGGCGACGCCGTGGTCGAGTACAATGTCTTTGTCATGCATTACTAG